Proteins co-encoded in one Lates calcarifer isolate ASB-BC8 linkage group LG17, TLL_Latcal_v3, whole genome shotgun sequence genomic window:
- the LOC108892644 gene encoding uncharacterized protein LOC108892644 isoform X3 — translation MVETMFLCNTSAIKDWSYFLSQILPLMNKTTGLVSIDKAETVTTTMVTALQPDSAMSASNPPLNSNHTSGMEHVFQYSYSESDLLYTDYRTPVRDSIPLPKAVLYLVMAALVVVAVAYAIVGHLVKDVVNDFVGGGRSIVAEDDGGETSEPDWVFGSRRVTSRNKTEINCITNNMNEVKGSEHPEHRPKQ, via the exons ATGGTagaaacaatgtttttatgCAACACGAGTGCCATAAAGGACTGGAGCTATTTTCTGTCACAGATTTTGCCtttgatgaataaaacaacaggcTTGGTCAGCATCGACAAAGCGGAGACTGTGACGACCACTATGGTGACAGCTCTGCAGCCGGACAGCGCCATGAGCGCGAGTAACCCGCCTCTCAACTCCAACCATACCTCGGGCATGGAGCACGTCTTTCAGTACTCTTACTCGGAGAGTGACCTGCTGTACACGGACTACCGGACACCTGTGCGAGACTCCATCCCGCTGCCCAAAGCGGTTCTCTACCTGGTCATGGCAGcgctggtggtggtggcagtggcGTATGCGATAGTTGGACACCTGGTCAAAGATGTGGTTAACGACTTTGTGG GTGGAGGAAGGTCGATTGTTGCTGAAGATGACGGCGGTGAAACCAGTGaaccag ATTGGGTATTCGGGTCTCGTCGAGTCACCAGCCGCAACAAGACTGAGATAAACTGCATCACCAACAACATGAACGAG GTAAAAGGGAGCGAGCATCCAGAGCATCGgccaaaacagtga
- the rhpn1 gene encoding rhophilin-1 has protein sequence MEEPATSTLHREFEMSLSDGGSDDDMPLTLPTEGSHSGSIRKGCDPFAQTQRSKLQHRRARINQQINKEMRMRAGAENLFRATTNNKVKETVALELSFVNSNLQLLKEELEELNSNMEVYQTDCEAVNVPMIPLGLKETKEVDFTVSIQDFICEHYGEDSSLYDKEIKELMELRQAMRTPSRNQAGLELLMEYYNQLYYLDQRFFPPHRNLGVHFHWYDSLTGVPSCQRALAFEKGSVLFNIGALYTQIGARQDRSATAGIDRAIDAFQRAAGAFNYLKENFSNAPSLDMSGPSLCMLVRLMVAQVQECVFERVTLTTQDTHFTSQLRLAQEAARVSDVYLLVQQTMTQPLMKDYVPFSWASMVQVKAEHFRALSHYYTAAALCDHMSSAEEEEAEKAFLQFYVSTPAGPSLSLVLQDPEKRTKTGKAHLRRAVIRHEEAMRVHGLCKILRKMDILQDVLSLTHKRSLDKYSELDREDDFDETAEAPEIQSQTHQKPDITPPNFSTVQVADIFQRLGPLSVFCARARWGPVRVICLQRREGGLGLTLRGDSPVLVAGVVPGGCAAEAGLREGDYIVAVDGQDCKWAKHGEVVQMLKSCSDRGVELSVVTLHSHDTQQVERRAIMLSHCSDKENTRQRLLGGAKGQSSASLLNWNRKKKREGTKRLGSTFSLSFGSIRDAEAMY, from the exons ATGGAGGAACCTGCGACCAG TACCCTCCACAGAGAGTTTGAAATGTCGCTGTCGGACGGCGGCTCGGACGACGATATGCCCTTAACGTTACCCACAGAGGGAAGCCACAGTGGGAGCATCCGAAAG GGATGTGATCCTTTCGCCCAGACTCAGCGCAGTAAACTGCAGCACAGACGAGCTCGCATCAACCAGCAGATCAACAAGGAGATGCGCATGAGAGCCGGAGCAGAGAACCTGTTCAG ggcGACGACCAACAACAAGGTGAAGGAGACTGTTGCTCTGGAGCTCAGCTTCGTCAACTCcaacctgcagctgctgaaagaGGAACTGGAGGAGCTCAACAGCAACATGGAGGTCTACCAGACAGACTG CGAGGCTGTCAACGTTCCCATGATCCCACTCGGCTTAAAAGAAACCAAAGAGGTGGACTTCACTGTTTCTATCCAG GACTTCATCTGTGAGCACTACGGAGAGGACAGCTCTCTATATGACAAGGAGATCAAGGAGCTTATGGAGCTCAGACAG GCCATGCGAACACCCAGTCGTAACCAGGCCGGTCTGGAGCTGCTGATGGAGTACTACAACCAGCTGTACTACCTGGACCAGCGCTTCTTTCCCCCACACAGGAACCTTGGTGTTCACTTTCACTG gTACGACTCTCTGACGGGCGTCCCGTCGTGTCAGCGCGCGCTGGCCTTTGAGAAGGGAAGCGTGCTGTTCAACATCGGTGCTCTGTACACACAGATCGGAGCACGGCAGGACCGCTCTGCAACAGCAGGCATAGACCGAGCCATAGATGCCTTTCAGCGAGCTGCAG gtgcaTTTAATTACCTAAAGGAGAATTTCTCCAATGCTCCAAGTCTGGACATGAGCGGCCCGTCGCTCTGCATGCTGGTCCGGCTGATGGTCGCCCAAGTGCAGGAGTGTGTCTTTGAGCGTGTCACACTCACAACGCAGGACACACACTTCACCTCCCAACTCCGCCTGGCACAAGAGGCTGCACGG GTGTCGGATGTTTACCTGTTGGTGCAGCAGACCATGACGCAGCCTCTGATGAAGGACTACGTGCCGTTTTCGTGGGCGTCCATGGTtcaggtcaaagctgaacactTCCGCGCTCTCTCACACTactacactgctgctgcactctgcGACCACATGT CGTctgctgaagaggaggaggcagagaaggcTTTCCTCCAGTTCTATGTCAGCACTCCTGCAGGGCCTTCACTCAGCCTGGTTCTGCAAGACCCTGAAAAAAGGACGAAA ACAGGTAAAGCTCACCTGCGGCGTGCAGTGATTAGACACGAGGAGGCCATGCGTGTCCACGGTCTATGTAAGATCCTGAGGAAGATGGACATCCTACAGGACGtgctgtctctcacacacaaacgcTCCTTGGACAAGTACTCAGAGCTGGACCGAGAGGATGACTTTGATGAAACCGCAGAGGCTCCAGAGATCCAGT CTCAAACTCATCAGAAACCAGACATCACTCCACCCAACTTCTCTACAGTCCAAGTTGCTGATATCTTCCAAAGACTG GGgcctttgtcagtgttttgtgcGCGGGCTCGTTGGGGCCCGGTGCGAGTGATCtgcctgcagaggagagaggggggactGGGCCTCACACTTAGAGGAGACTCCCCCGTCCTGGTGGCGGGAGTGGTACCTGGAGGCTGTGCAGCC GAGGCAGGACTAAGGGAAGGAGACTACATAGTAGCAGTGGACGGACAGGACTGTAAATGGGCCAAACATGGAGAGGTTGTCCAGATGCTGAAGAGCTGCAGCGACAGAGGAGTGGAGCTCAGTGTGGTCACATTACACTCACATGATACACAG CAGGTGGAGAGAAGGGCCATCATGCTTTCCCACTGCAGCGACAAAGAAAACACTCGGCAGCGTCTGCTGGGCGGGGCTAAGGGCCAGAGCTCCGCCTCCCTGCTGAACtggaacagaaagaaaaagagggaaggcACCAAGAGACTAGGAAGCACTTTCAGTTTGTCGTTTGGAAGCATCAGAGACGCTGAAGCCATGTACTGA
- the LOC108892644 gene encoding uncharacterized protein LOC108892644 isoform X1 yields the protein MVETMFLCNTSAIKDWSYFLSQILPLMNKTTGLVSIDKAETVTTTMVTALQPDSAMSASNPPLNSNHTSGMEHVFQYSYSESDLLYTDYRTPVRDSIPLPKAVLYLVMAALVVVAVAYAIVGHLVKDVVNDFVGGGRSIVAEDDGGETSEPDWVFGSRRVTSRNKTEINCITNNMNEVSELGERPRLVEMSYISLNHINCLSTNRPEDVVITIDETLQQHPPDTHSGT from the exons ATGGTagaaacaatgtttttatgCAACACGAGTGCCATAAAGGACTGGAGCTATTTTCTGTCACAGATTTTGCCtttgatgaataaaacaacaggcTTGGTCAGCATCGACAAAGCGGAGACTGTGACGACCACTATGGTGACAGCTCTGCAGCCGGACAGCGCCATGAGCGCGAGTAACCCGCCTCTCAACTCCAACCATACCTCGGGCATGGAGCACGTCTTTCAGTACTCTTACTCGGAGAGTGACCTGCTGTACACGGACTACCGGACACCTGTGCGAGACTCCATCCCGCTGCCCAAAGCGGTTCTCTACCTGGTCATGGCAGcgctggtggtggtggcagtggcGTATGCGATAGTTGGACACCTGGTCAAAGATGTGGTTAACGACTTTGTGG GTGGAGGAAGGTCGATTGTTGCTGAAGATGACGGCGGTGAAACCAGTGaaccag ATTGGGTATTCGGGTCTCGTCGAGTCACCAGCCGCAACAAGACTGAGATAAACTGCATCACCAACAACATGAACGAGGTGAGTGAGTTGGGCGAGAGGCCCCGGCTGGTGGAAATGAGCTACATATCCCTGAACCACATTAACTGCCTGAGCACCAACAGACCGGAGGACGTAGTGATCACCATAGACGAGACGTTACAGCAGCATCCTCCAGACACTCACTCTGGGACTTAA
- the LOC108892644 gene encoding uncharacterized protein LOC108892644 isoform X2, producing MVETMFLCNTSAIKDWSYFLSQILPLMNKTTGLVSIDKAETVTTTMVTALQPDSAMSASNPPLNSNHTSGMEHVFQYSYSESDLLYTDYRTPVRDSIPLPKAVLYLVMAALVVVAVAYAIVGHLVKDVVNDFVGGGRSIVAEDDGGETSEPDWVFGSRRVTSRNKTEINCITNNMNEVGCNTCVMLGQKGL from the exons ATGGTagaaacaatgtttttatgCAACACGAGTGCCATAAAGGACTGGAGCTATTTTCTGTCACAGATTTTGCCtttgatgaataaaacaacaggcTTGGTCAGCATCGACAAAGCGGAGACTGTGACGACCACTATGGTGACAGCTCTGCAGCCGGACAGCGCCATGAGCGCGAGTAACCCGCCTCTCAACTCCAACCATACCTCGGGCATGGAGCACGTCTTTCAGTACTCTTACTCGGAGAGTGACCTGCTGTACACGGACTACCGGACACCTGTGCGAGACTCCATCCCGCTGCCCAAAGCGGTTCTCTACCTGGTCATGGCAGcgctggtggtggtggcagtggcGTATGCGATAGTTGGACACCTGGTCAAAGATGTGGTTAACGACTTTGTGG GTGGAGGAAGGTCGATTGTTGCTGAAGATGACGGCGGTGAAACCAGTGaaccag ATTGGGTATTCGGGTCTCGTCGAGTCACCAGCCGCAACAAGACTGAGATAAACTGCATCACCAACAACATGAACGAG GTGGGCTGTAATACCTGTGTAATGTTGGGCCAAAAGGGACTTTGA